The following are from one region of the Petrotoga mobilis SJ95 genome:
- the ackA gene encoding acetate kinase, with translation MKVLVINSGSSSIKYQLLEMDTEKVLAKGLVERIGIEGSRIIHRKNEEKYVIEKVIKNHEEGLKEVLDLLTSEDYKVISSLKEIDAVGHRVVHGGERFSSSVIIDKESLDAIEMMSFLAPLHNPANVMGIKAAMDLLPNVPQVGVFDTSFHQTMPNTSFLYAIPYEYYEKYKIRRYGFHGTSHKYVSRRAAEILGKDIKTLKIITSHIGNGASIAAVKNGQSFDTSMGFTPLEGLVMGTRSGDIDPAIVSFLAQEEGLTAKEVIGILNNKSGVYGITKGFSSDMRDIEDKALEGDKVCRLALDIYEYRIAKYIGAYAAAMNGVDVIVFTAGVGENSPVTREEICEKYLTYLGVKIDKEKNNFKGLERVISTPDSKVTVLVVPTNEELMIARETKELVSTKN, from the coding sequence ATGAAAGTTTTAGTGATCAACTCAGGGAGTTCTTCGATTAAATATCAACTTCTTGAAATGGATACAGAAAAAGTTTTAGCCAAAGGATTGGTCGAAAGAATAGGTATAGAAGGGTCCAGAATTATCCACAGAAAAAACGAAGAAAAATATGTTATAGAGAAGGTTATAAAAAATCATGAAGAAGGTTTAAAAGAAGTTTTAGATCTCTTGACTTCTGAAGATTACAAGGTTATTTCATCTCTAAAGGAAATAGATGCAGTTGGACATAGAGTGGTGCACGGGGGTGAAAGATTTTCTTCTTCTGTTATTATTGACAAAGAGTCTTTGGATGCAATTGAAATGATGTCTTTTTTGGCGCCGTTGCACAATCCTGCAAACGTCATGGGAATAAAAGCAGCGATGGACCTTTTACCCAATGTGCCACAAGTTGGGGTATTTGATACTTCTTTCCACCAAACTATGCCAAATACTTCTTTCTTGTATGCAATCCCGTATGAGTACTACGAAAAATACAAGATTCGACGTTATGGGTTCCATGGTACGAGTCATAAATATGTTTCAAGAAGGGCAGCCGAAATATTGGGAAAAGATATAAAAACACTTAAAATCATAACCTCACACATTGGAAATGGGGCATCCATTGCCGCTGTAAAAAATGGTCAATCTTTCGACACTTCAATGGGATTCACTCCTTTAGAGGGTTTAGTTATGGGAACAAGAAGTGGGGATATAGATCCTGCCATTGTTTCATTTCTGGCTCAAGAAGAGGGATTAACAGCAAAAGAAGTTATAGGAATATTGAATAATAAAAGTGGAGTCTATGGAATAACGAAAGGTTTCTCAAGTGATATGAGGGATATTGAAGATAAAGCATTAGAAGGAGATAAAGTTTGTCGTCTTGCACTTGACATTTATGAGTACAGGATAGCCAAATATATTGGAGCTTACGCTGCAGCGATGAACGGTGTAGATGTTATAGTGTTTACCGCCGGTGTAGGAGAGAATTCTCCGGTAACAAGGGAAGAAATATGTGAAAAGTATTTAACTTACCTTGGTGTAAAGATAGATAAAGAGAAAAACAATTTTAAAGGCTTAGAAAGGGTCATAAGTACTCCCGATTCTAAGGTAACCGTGTTGGTAGTTCCAACAAACGAAGAACTTATGATAGCAAGAGAAACAAAAGAATTGGTTTCAACCAAAAATTAA
- the metA gene encoding homoserine O-acetyltransferase MetA, whose product MPIKIPENLPAAEVLREENIFIMTEERAAHQDIRPLEIVILNLMPNKIVTETQLLRLLGNTPLQINVVLLRMVSHSHKNVSQEYLDTFYKSFDQISHRKFDGLIITGAPVETLDFEQVDYWEELKEVMDWSKKNVFSTLHICWGAQAGLYYHYGINKYHVSKKIFGVFEHSVSCEDSPLVRGFDDTFWVPHSRHTQIKREDIEPIKELMILSESKKAGVYLVERKDGRQVFVTGHPEYDPEVLKKEYYRDLKKGMDIDIPVNYFPHDDPEKRPVVRWRSHAYILFNNWLNYYVYQQTPYNLDNIDQAIL is encoded by the coding sequence GTGCCTATAAAAATTCCTGAAAACTTACCAGCTGCAGAAGTATTGAGAGAAGAAAACATATTTATAATGACTGAAGAGAGGGCGGCACACCAAGATATTAGGCCTTTAGAGATTGTTATTTTGAATCTAATGCCAAACAAGATAGTCACCGAAACTCAATTATTACGCTTGTTAGGAAACACCCCTTTGCAAATAAATGTAGTGCTTTTAAGGATGGTATCACATAGCCACAAAAACGTATCGCAAGAGTACTTAGACACCTTTTATAAATCTTTTGATCAGATAAGTCACAGAAAGTTCGACGGATTAATTATCACTGGGGCCCCTGTTGAAACTCTTGATTTTGAACAAGTGGATTATTGGGAAGAGCTTAAAGAAGTGATGGACTGGTCAAAGAAAAATGTATTTTCTACTCTTCATATTTGTTGGGGTGCACAAGCAGGATTGTACTATCACTATGGTATAAACAAATATCATGTATCAAAGAAGATATTCGGCGTATTTGAGCATTCGGTAAGTTGTGAAGACTCGCCATTGGTTAGAGGGTTTGATGATACGTTTTGGGTCCCTCATTCGAGACATACCCAAATCAAAAGAGAAGATATTGAACCAATAAAAGAACTGATGATCCTATCCGAATCGAAAAAAGCAGGCGTTTATTTAGTTGAGAGAAAAGATGGTAGGCAAGTGTTTGTTACAGGACATCCGGAATACGATCCAGAGGTTTTAAAAAAAGAATACTATAGGGATTTAAAGAAAGGTATGGACATTGATATCCCAGTAAACTACTTCCCACATGATGATCCAGAAAAACGGCCCGTCGTGAGATGGCGAAGTCATGCTTATATTTTATTCAACAATTGGTTAAATTACTATGTTTACCAACAAACCCCATACAATCTTGACAATATTGACCAAGCAATCCTTTAA
- a CDS encoding O-acetylhomoserine aminocarboxypropyltransferase/cysteine synthase family protein: MEERNHNFDTLMVHAGYEKDPTTGANVVPIYQTSSYTFEDSAHALRLFNMEETGNIYTRIMNPTTDVLEKRVAALEGGVGSLATSSGQAAEAIAVLNIMEEGDEILTASSLYGGTFTLFKNSLSRFGIKTHFFDIDDVDSLKNKINNRTKAVYVETIGNPELSVPDFEQISKIAHENGIPLIVDNTFATPYLCRPFEFGADIVVHSLTKYLNGHGNSIGGIIVDSGNFDWNNGKFNMLTEEDPAFHGISFYKKFGNAAYISKARSQWLRDLGASISPFNSFLILQGIETLSLRMERHSSNAMKIAEFLSEDSRVSWVNYPGLKNHKAHKNAVKYLKHGYGGMLSFGVKGGVEAGKRFIESLRIFSHVANVGDVRSLAVHPASTTHGQLSEEEQLASGVSPDMIRLSVGIEDINDLIEDIDSALTKATKN, from the coding sequence ATGGAAGAAAGAAATCACAACTTCGATACTTTAATGGTTCATGCGGGTTATGAAAAAGATCCAACTACAGGGGCTAACGTAGTACCAATTTACCAGACTTCATCTTATACCTTTGAAGATTCAGCTCATGCCCTTAGGCTTTTTAACATGGAAGAAACCGGGAACATATATACACGTATAATGAACCCAACGACTGATGTATTGGAGAAAAGAGTTGCTGCATTGGAAGGTGGTGTGGGTTCTTTAGCTACTTCCTCGGGGCAGGCTGCAGAAGCGATAGCGGTCTTAAACATTATGGAAGAAGGGGATGAAATACTTACAGCAAGCTCTTTGTATGGTGGAACATTCACATTATTTAAGAATTCTTTGAGTAGATTTGGCATAAAAACCCACTTCTTTGACATTGACGATGTGGATAGCTTGAAAAATAAGATAAATAATCGGACAAAGGCGGTTTATGTGGAAACCATTGGTAATCCCGAACTTTCTGTACCTGATTTTGAGCAGATTTCTAAGATAGCTCATGAGAATGGTATACCTTTGATCGTAGATAACACCTTTGCGACACCGTACTTGTGCAGACCTTTTGAATTTGGCGCTGATATCGTTGTTCACTCTTTAACCAAATATTTGAACGGGCACGGTAATTCAATTGGTGGAATTATTGTTGATAGTGGAAATTTCGACTGGAACAACGGTAAATTTAATATGTTAACTGAAGAAGATCCTGCTTTTCATGGGATAAGCTTTTATAAAAAATTTGGAAATGCTGCCTATATCTCAAAAGCCCGCTCCCAATGGTTAAGAGATCTAGGGGCTTCAATAAGTCCTTTCAATTCTTTTTTGATATTGCAGGGCATTGAAACATTGAGTTTAAGAATGGAAAGGCATTCCTCAAACGCAATGAAAATTGCAGAATTCCTATCCGAAGATTCGAGAGTGAGCTGGGTAAATTATCCAGGACTGAAAAATCATAAGGCTCATAAAAATGCGGTTAAATATCTAAAACATGGTTATGGAGGGATGCTTTCCTTCGGAGTAAAAGGTGGAGTAGAAGCTGGGAAAAGATTTATCGAAAGTTTAAGAATATTTTCCCATGTTGCAAATGTTGGCGATGTTCGATCACTCGCCGTTCATCCTGCTAGTACCACTCACGGGCAATTGAGTGAAGAAGAACAGTTGGCTTCTGGGGTAAGTCCTGATATGATTAGACTATCCGTTGGAATAGAAGATATTAATGATTTGATTGAGGATATAGATTCAGCTCTAACTAAAGCAACTAAGAACTAA
- the lspA gene encoding signal peptidase II, whose amino-acid sequence MNWVIPIIIFFDQLTKKLSETFLLEKNIKIGFFQLTYVENTGIAFGLFKDMALFHGIFSTLIVIFLFILKEKYKEKYKFFTTSFDLGIAFIIGGALGNIIDRIRLGYVVDMIYWPNFSIFNVADIFVTFGGVILLYHFFKRSKYGEKNV is encoded by the coding sequence ATGAATTGGGTTATACCTATCATTATCTTTTTTGACCAACTAACTAAAAAACTTTCTGAAACGTTTCTTTTAGAAAAAAATATTAAAATCGGATTTTTCCAGTTGACTTATGTTGAAAACACAGGCATCGCTTTTGGACTTTTTAAAGATATGGCTTTGTTTCATGGTATCTTCTCTACACTAATAGTAATTTTTCTTTTTATCTTAAAAGAAAAATACAAAGAAAAATATAAGTTTTTTACTACGTCTTTTGACTTAGGTATAGCTTTTATTATAGGAGGGGCTTTAGGTAATATCATTGATAGAATCAGGTTAGGATACGTTGTAGATATGATATATTGGCCAAACTTTTCTATATTCAACGTAGCTGATATATTCGTGACTTTTGGTGGTGTGATTTTATTATACCATTTTTTCAAAAGGAGCAAATATGGAGAAAAGAATGTATAA
- a CDS encoding RluA family pseudouridine synthase yields MYKVEREDEQKRLDIYIAQKMPIEISRNLIQNAITKGQITVNGSQKKPHYKVKQGDEIQIDFHELVEETKEENILPENIPLNILYEDEELIVINKPAGLIVHPTPSIKTGTLVNALMHHVKDLDKTMQDPNRLGIVHRLDKETSGVLVVAKNAFSHHLLSKEFKERKTMKYYLAIVEGTLKEKEGEINLPLGRHPILRHKRAVVYNGKEAITEYKTLKEFGDLATLVWIRLRTGRTHQIRVHFKYIGNPLIGDSLYGKNKIEKNLQIPVGRQMLHALKLGFYHPKTKEWMEFLAPLPDDFKNLLITLTNLDGQNS; encoded by the coding sequence ATGTATAAAGTTGAAAGGGAAGATGAACAAAAAAGGCTTGATATATACATTGCCCAAAAAATGCCCATTGAAATTTCTAGAAATCTCATCCAAAATGCAATAACTAAAGGACAAATTACCGTCAACGGATCTCAAAAGAAACCTCATTACAAAGTTAAGCAGGGTGACGAAATTCAAATAGATTTTCATGAATTGGTAGAAGAAACTAAAGAAGAAAATATCCTACCAGAAAATATACCATTAAATATACTGTATGAAGATGAGGAATTAATCGTTATTAACAAACCTGCTGGTTTGATAGTACATCCAACACCGAGTATCAAAACCGGTACTTTGGTTAACGCCCTGATGCACCATGTAAAGGATCTTGACAAAACTATGCAGGATCCAAACAGATTAGGAATTGTTCATAGGTTGGACAAAGAAACCTCCGGTGTGTTGGTCGTAGCAAAAAATGCTTTTTCACATCACTTGCTTTCAAAAGAGTTCAAGGAAAGAAAGACAATGAAATACTATTTAGCCATAGTTGAAGGAACGCTAAAAGAAAAGGAAGGAGAAATAAATCTGCCCTTGGGGAGGCATCCTATTTTAAGACACAAAAGGGCTGTTGTGTACAATGGAAAAGAAGCGATAACTGAATATAAAACGTTAAAAGAATTTGGAGATCTTGCCACGTTGGTTTGGATAAGGCTGAGAACAGGAAGAACCCATCAAATAAGAGTGCATTTCAAATACATCGGTAACCCATTAATTGGAGATTCTTTGTATGGGAAAAATAAAATCGAAAAAAATCTTCAAATACCAGTAGGCAGACAGATGCTTCACGCTTTGAAATTAGGCTTTTATCATCCAAAAACTAAAGAATGGATGGAATTTTTGGCCCCTTTACCCGATGACTTTAAGAATCTATTGATCACTCTAACAAACCTAGATGGACAAAATTCTTAA
- the dnaE gene encoding DNA polymerase III subunit alpha, producing the protein MKILGPVVTSKSIGKSYLQLRDLFPIAKRYGYNCIVLSEPHPRSWVSFIVYAQKYRIKPIILYETANGKYLLQTNNDIRSAIMHYNGLGNNLRLKKIDMDLPYVKYPTDFLKDIFKDEESLCIKDGLKYQNELSIFSNIETYYNIGNYRFDEYKVTDYNLTDTISQKDLTFEEKRRLSYELNIIKKLKVENYILTVKKIVDTAKKNGISVGPGRGSAVGSFLVYKLGITKVNPIEYDLLFERFLNEYRHELPDIDLDIDAEKRVDLIKALQKEFGENKISQIRTYSTMKIKSALKKAEELLGYNLEAKINTPIRSKENIDKFKSLSQKEKTFFYAAYYLEGIEVAESVHAAGLIISQNDLRTFSPLEKKEVPIIEWEMSDLKYLGVEKFDILALDTLTFLKRLQIKEKYRELNDSKTFHYLSKGLTKGIFQLDSKLGQKLAQRIKPKNFEELILLLAINRPGPLESGMIDQYVNDDSPEYLKKIFSETKGVLVYQEQIMKIAQILGEFSPQESDLLRKAVSKKEKDKITTFKNKFVTNASKKIDEKEATLLFSQIENFAQYAFNKSHAVAYAHITYWLSEKKFKDPSNFFLEYVKIKGVDVDVINEASVLGVKIKLPDIRYPFGLASETELILPLYIIKGIGRNVSQIFEEAKLLSLENFFNFIINKNINRNIVELIIKSGALDYFNNNRKNLLRETTQRVKGKVQQLEDIKSTLFGEREQKSTKKVETTLQDLAQYEIESIGFPLSLMSQKGLSNTLIDKYLYRQKVYLDGYVYRDFIVDNSAMINSKVYNKNLKRLIKYI; encoded by the coding sequence TTGAAGATCTTAGGACCTGTGGTAACTTCAAAAAGTATTGGTAAATCCTATCTTCAGCTAAGGGACCTTTTCCCCATAGCAAAAAGGTATGGGTACAATTGCATAGTTCTATCAGAGCCGCACCCAAGATCATGGGTGAGTTTTATCGTTTATGCCCAAAAGTATAGAATTAAGCCAATAATATTATATGAAACTGCAAATGGTAAGTACTTATTGCAAACAAACAACGATATTAGATCAGCTATAATGCACTACAACGGATTAGGAAACAACTTAAGATTAAAAAAAATCGATATGGATCTTCCCTATGTGAAGTATCCAACTGACTTTTTAAAAGATATATTTAAAGATGAAGAATCTCTTTGTATCAAAGATGGTTTAAAATATCAAAATGAACTATCTATTTTCTCTAATATAGAAACTTATTACAATATAGGAAACTATAGATTTGATGAATACAAAGTTACCGACTATAATCTAACAGATACTATTTCACAAAAAGACCTAACTTTCGAAGAAAAAAGACGGCTATCTTACGAGCTGAACATAATAAAAAAGTTAAAAGTAGAAAATTATATTTTAACGGTTAAAAAAATCGTTGACACCGCTAAAAAAAATGGCATCTCGGTCGGACCTGGAAGAGGCTCAGCAGTAGGTTCCTTTTTAGTTTATAAATTAGGAATAACTAAGGTGAATCCTATTGAATACGATCTCCTCTTCGAAAGATTTCTAAACGAATACAGGCATGAATTACCCGATATAGACCTTGATATCGACGCGGAGAAAAGGGTTGATCTAATAAAGGCATTGCAAAAAGAATTTGGAGAAAACAAGATCTCTCAAATCAGGACCTACTCAACCATGAAAATTAAATCTGCTTTAAAAAAGGCAGAAGAATTACTTGGATACAATTTAGAAGCCAAAATAAACACCCCAATAAGAAGCAAAGAGAACATCGATAAATTCAAATCTTTATCACAAAAAGAGAAAACCTTTTTTTATGCCGCTTATTATCTTGAAGGAATAGAAGTTGCAGAGTCAGTACATGCAGCGGGTTTAATAATTTCCCAAAATGACCTTAGAACCTTTTCTCCCCTGGAAAAAAAGGAAGTACCTATAATAGAATGGGAAATGTCTGATTTAAAATATTTAGGAGTGGAAAAGTTCGACATTTTAGCTTTGGACACGTTGACCTTCTTAAAAAGATTACAGATAAAAGAAAAGTACCGAGAGCTTAACGATTCAAAAACTTTCCATTACCTATCTAAAGGTTTGACAAAAGGCATCTTCCAATTGGACTCAAAATTAGGGCAAAAATTAGCCCAAAGAATAAAACCCAAAAATTTTGAAGAGCTTATCTTACTATTAGCCATCAACAGACCCGGACCCCTTGAATCTGGGATGATAGATCAATACGTTAATGATGACTCACCAGAATATTTGAAAAAAATCTTCTCCGAGACAAAGGGAGTTTTAGTTTACCAAGAACAGATAATGAAAATCGCTCAAATCTTAGGGGAATTTTCTCCACAAGAATCAGATTTGTTGAGAAAGGCAGTATCTAAAAAAGAAAAAGACAAAATTACAACCTTCAAAAACAAATTTGTTACCAACGCCTCAAAAAAGATAGACGAAAAAGAAGCAACTTTATTGTTTTCTCAGATAGAAAACTTTGCTCAGTATGCCTTTAATAAATCTCATGCGGTTGCATACGCTCACATTACATACTGGCTTTCAGAAAAAAAATTTAAAGATCCTTCCAATTTCTTCTTAGAATATGTTAAAATAAAAGGCGTTGATGTCGATGTAATAAATGAAGCATCAGTTTTAGGTGTGAAAATAAAGTTGCCAGACATTAGATATCCATTTGGTTTGGCAAGTGAAACAGAGCTAATACTACCTTTGTATATAATTAAAGGAATAGGTAGAAATGTTTCTCAGATATTTGAAGAAGCGAAACTCTTAAGCTTAGAAAATTTTTTTAATTTCATAATAAACAAAAATATCAACAGAAATATTGTGGAATTAATAATCAAATCAGGCGCATTAGATTATTTTAACAACAACCGTAAAAATCTACTAAGAGAAACCACTCAGCGAGTGAAGGGAAAAGTTCAACAGTTAGAAGATATAAAAAGTACGTTATTTGGAGAGAGAGAACAAAAATCAACTAAAAAGGTTGAAACAACCTTACAAGATTTAGCCCAGTACGAAATAGAAAGTATAGGATTTCCATTGAGTTTAATGTCCCAAAAAGGGTTATCTAACACGTTGATAGACAAATATCTCTATAGGCAAAAGGTTTACCTTGATGGTTATGTCTACAGAGATTTTATAGTAGATAACTCTGCTATGATCAATTCAAAAGTTTATAACAAAAACCTAAAAAGACTTATTAAATACATTTAA
- a CDS encoding glycosyltransferase family 4 protein: MKIDILSIAEKYPGQGVYSATSDHKYILKKYSDYTIYENKILGNYDVLHIHTLNIKSFLSLLKNKKNSFCVISAHVVPNSLKGSIKFNKLWLPFFIRYSRHFYNSSDCILAVSEETKNELIKDLKINPNKIVIFRNFVIKELFFTKPEEKHSQKSYLRKKYGYNDDDFIILGAGQIQPRKGITDFVETAKRLKNMKFIWAGGMPFKHLTEHYDEMNKLTKRAPNNVNFTGTINREKMIDYYSLSDIFFFPSFHETFGLVVIEATGSGLPLVLRDLPVYKQIFSPNYLSGNSVEDFVETIKKLNINKELYAEYEKKSYILFENYSDEKAFIKLKNIYEEGIKQKIHTGGKNVRGKRQRQ; encoded by the coding sequence ATGAAAATCGATATTCTATCAATAGCTGAGAAATACCCTGGTCAGGGGGTGTATTCTGCCACATCGGATCACAAATACATCTTAAAAAAATACAGTGATTACACTATATATGAGAACAAAATTTTAGGAAATTACGATGTTTTACATATTCATACTCTCAACATAAAAAGCTTCTTATCGTTGTTAAAGAATAAGAAAAATTCTTTTTGTGTGATTTCTGCTCATGTAGTTCCTAATTCGTTGAAAGGGAGTATAAAATTCAATAAACTATGGTTACCTTTTTTTATTAGGTATTCAAGACATTTTTACAATTCTTCTGACTGTATTTTAGCCGTCAGTGAAGAGACCAAAAATGAATTGATTAAGGATCTCAAGATAAATCCTAATAAAATTGTGATCTTTAGAAATTTTGTTATAAAAGAATTGTTTTTCACCAAACCTGAGGAAAAACACTCACAAAAATCTTATTTAAGAAAAAAATACGGGTATAATGACGATGATTTCATAATTTTGGGTGCCGGACAGATTCAACCTAGAAAAGGTATAACAGATTTCGTGGAAACCGCTAAAAGATTAAAGAACATGAAGTTCATTTGGGCTGGTGGAATGCCCTTTAAACATTTAACCGAGCACTATGATGAAATGAACAAGCTTACAAAAAGGGCTCCTAATAATGTCAATTTTACTGGGACTATAAACCGAGAAAAAATGATCGATTATTATTCTTTATCAGATATTTTCTTCTTTCCTTCATTTCATGAAACCTTTGGTTTAGTAGTAATAGAAGCAACTGGAAGTGGTTTACCTTTAGTACTGAGAGATTTACCAGTTTACAAACAAATATTTTCTCCTAACTATTTATCTGGTAATTCAGTAGAAGATTTTGTTGAGACAATCAAAAAGCTTAATATTAACAAAGAGTTATATGCTGAATACGAGAAAAAGTCTTACATCTTATTTGAAAATTATAGTGATGAAAAAGCCTTTATAAAATTAAAAAATATCTATGAAGAAGGTATAAAGCAAAAAATCCATACAGGAGGAAAAAATGTCAGAGGAAAAAGACAAAGACAATGA
- a CDS encoding lysylphosphatidylglycerol synthase transmembrane domain-containing protein → MSEEKDKDNESALSRKKIIINLIVVLIIGLVINIVISFFADFQETFATLKTINLIFIVKVFVVFSMAYLIDLIRLYIVTLSFHKKIKFKDAIYNTVSFYFMSNITPMASGGQPYQIYHLTKLGIESTLATNIVLSRLVENLLFSSAVILIFIRRVMSILSRIGTGKYILIIGIIAALGFSALLILLFLNPKLIYKLFNFLLKIFPLKNKSKFEQRLQKLENWLEELKLSIKTLWIEKAHIVTIDFILGGFIVFFHSLGLHITLSSITSGSYSILEVFILFIIMNFVVYYIPTPGSSGGVEALYGIVLASFMPGRFVSTTVLLWRFATYYLQIAFEGVILLMTRTKEKGVST, encoded by the coding sequence ATGTCAGAGGAAAAAGACAAAGACAATGAAAGCGCACTTAGTAGAAAAAAAATAATCATTAATCTAATCGTTGTTTTAATTATTGGTTTAGTTATCAACATTGTGATCTCTTTTTTTGCTGATTTCCAAGAAACCTTCGCCACCCTTAAAACAATCAATCTAATCTTTATTGTGAAGGTTTTTGTAGTTTTTTCTATGGCTTATTTGATCGATTTAATAAGATTGTACATAGTCACCTTAAGTTTTCACAAAAAAATAAAGTTTAAAGATGCCATTTATAATACAGTTTCATTCTATTTTATGTCTAATATTACCCCGATGGCTAGTGGTGGGCAACCATATCAAATATACCATCTTACAAAATTAGGAATAGAATCCACTTTAGCTACAAATATAGTGTTGTCAAGGCTTGTAGAAAATCTACTGTTCTCTTCTGCCGTTATCTTAATTTTCATAAGAAGAGTAATGAGTATTTTAAGCAGAATAGGAACTGGGAAATATATACTTATTATTGGTATTATAGCCGCTTTAGGGTTCTCTGCTTTGTTAATTTTACTATTTTTAAACCCAAAATTGATATATAAGTTGTTTAATTTTTTACTAAAGATATTTCCATTAAAAAACAAATCGAAATTCGAACAAAGATTACAAAAATTAGAAAATTGGTTGGAAGAGCTAAAGTTAAGTATCAAAACGCTATGGATCGAAAAGGCACATATAGTTACAATAGACTTTATACTTGGAGGTTTCATCGTTTTTTTTCATTCTTTAGGTTTGCACATTACACTATCATCAATTACGTCAGGAAGTTACAGCATTCTTGAAGTATTCATACTTTTTATAATAATGAACTTTGTCGTCTATTACATACCTACCCCAGGGTCCTCAGGTGGGGTAGAAGCATTGTATGGTATCGTTCTTGCCAGTTTCATGCCTGGAAGATTCGTTTCTACTACTGTACTGTTGTGGAGATTTGCAACTTATTATTTACAAATAGCCTTTGAAGGGGTAATCTTACTTATGACAAGGACAAAAGAAAAAGGAGTCTCAACATAA
- the glpX gene encoding class II fructose-bisphosphatase produces the protein MEKKIYPELTMDFVRVTEASALMSSLYLGCGNLEMIKHSSIDAMRGMFDYIDFKGNIVMSKYDKENSNMLYVGEKVGSWQDDTSEMDLAVDAIDGVKLAAFGLPNAISAVAATVSGSIKLLPTFYSYKLAVGRELKGKLDLRKPMKENIKIASEVLGIAPTELTFVILNRQRHEEIIEEIKEAGSRIKLISDGDITAAIATAVPDSGVDIYVGIGGTLEGILSAAALKTLGGEIQMKLWARDRIEEQSIKEEGWDLEKIFYTDEIVGGEDVIFSATGITDGDLLKGVKFVKGFAYTHTLTMRSKSATVRKIESMHNLKNKTIRLKSLEEDKRLIDLRNEYIN, from the coding sequence ATGGAAAAGAAGATTTATCCAGAGTTGACTATGGATTTTGTAAGGGTTACAGAAGCATCGGCTTTGATGAGTAGTTTATACTTGGGCTGTGGTAACCTAGAAATGATCAAGCATAGTTCCATCGATGCTATGAGAGGTATGTTTGATTACATAGACTTTAAAGGGAATATAGTAATGAGTAAATACGATAAAGAAAATTCAAATATGCTGTATGTAGGTGAAAAAGTTGGTAGTTGGCAAGATGACACTTCCGAAATGGATTTAGCTGTTGATGCTATAGACGGAGTGAAATTGGCTGCTTTCGGCTTGCCAAATGCCATAAGTGCGGTTGCCGCCACGGTGTCGGGAAGCATTAAATTACTGCCGACTTTTTATTCTTATAAGCTTGCTGTAGGTCGTGAATTAAAAGGTAAATTGGATTTGAGAAAACCTATGAAAGAGAATATAAAAATTGCAAGTGAGGTTTTGGGAATTGCACCTACGGAACTAACTTTTGTTATTTTGAATAGGCAAAGGCATGAAGAGATTATAGAAGAGATTAAAGAAGCTGGTTCAAGAATAAAATTAATAAGTGATGGAGATATTACAGCTGCCATAGCCACCGCGGTTCCCGATAGCGGGGTGGATATCTATGTTGGTATTGGAGGAACTCTTGAAGGGATACTTTCGGCTGCTGCTTTAAAAACGCTTGGTGGAGAAATTCAAATGAAATTGTGGGCAAGGGATAGAATTGAAGAGCAATCGATCAAGGAAGAAGGTTGGGACCTTGAAAAGATCTTTTATACCGATGAAATAGTTGGCGGAGAAGATGTAATATTTTCTGCTACGGGTATAACCGATGGAGATCTTTTAAAAGGGGTTAAATTTGTAAAAGGTTTTGCTTACACTCATACACTTACGATGAGAAGTAAGAGTGCAACCGTAAGAAAAATAGAGTCTATGCATAATTTAAAAAATAAAACTATAAGGTTGAAATCTTTGGAAGAGGATAAAAGATTAATCGATTTGAGGAATGAGTATATTAATTAA